A stretch of the Mesorhizobium huakuii genome encodes the following:
- a CDS encoding M24 family metallopeptidase, translating into MIELPFARDEYQQRLRKIRAEMAKRGLELLIVNDVANQHYITGYDGWSFYTPQVVLVPLEEVEPVWIGRAMDAAGGLLTAWMKPENVVGFPEDHVQRADRHPMDWIASWIVAKGWGNRHIGIELEAYYFSPKAHARLVAGLPNAKWHDADLLVNWIRAVKSTPEIAYLRKASTLAEAAVARAYEVIAPGVRECDAIASIQAAQIAGSPDFAGDITALPPTILGGENASAPHIMWSDRRFGDNETIALELAGVCRRYAAGLARTMQLGKTPTRVADTAKAVIEGMDAVLDAVRPGTTAEAVEAAWRKVIQRYGLKKESRIGYSIGVAYPPDWGEHTISLRPGDKTVLQPGNVIHSILGMWMDGWGIEVSETILVTETGHETLTKFPREIHVKS; encoded by the coding sequence ATGATCGAACTGCCGTTTGCCCGCGACGAGTACCAGCAGCGGCTACGCAAGATCCGCGCCGAGATGGCGAAGCGCGGTCTCGAACTCCTTATCGTCAACGACGTCGCCAACCAGCACTACATCACCGGCTATGATGGCTGGTCGTTCTACACGCCGCAGGTGGTGCTGGTTCCCTTGGAGGAGGTCGAGCCGGTCTGGATCGGGCGCGCCATGGATGCGGCCGGCGGTCTGCTGACGGCCTGGATGAAGCCCGAGAATGTCGTTGGCTTCCCGGAGGATCACGTTCAGCGCGCCGACCGCCACCCCATGGACTGGATCGCGAGCTGGATCGTCGCCAAAGGATGGGGAAACAGGCATATCGGCATCGAACTCGAAGCCTATTATTTCTCGCCGAAAGCGCATGCCCGCCTTGTCGCCGGCCTTCCCAACGCGAAATGGCACGACGCCGATCTGCTGGTGAACTGGATCCGCGCGGTCAAATCGACACCAGAAATCGCCTATCTGCGCAAGGCTTCGACCTTGGCCGAAGCGGCGGTGGCGCGGGCCTACGAGGTGATCGCGCCTGGCGTGCGCGAATGCGATGCTATCGCTTCCATCCAGGCGGCGCAGATCGCCGGCAGCCCTGACTTCGCCGGTGACATCACGGCACTTCCGCCGACAATCCTCGGTGGCGAGAATGCTTCGGCCCCGCACATCATGTGGAGCGATCGGCGGTTCGGGGACAACGAGACGATTGCGCTGGAACTCGCCGGCGTCTGTCGCCGCTATGCCGCGGGGTTGGCGAGAACGATGCAGCTTGGCAAGACGCCGACGCGTGTCGCGGATACGGCGAAGGCGGTGATCGAGGGCATGGACGCGGTGCTCGATGCGGTCAGGCCGGGAACGACGGCCGAGGCGGTCGAAGCTGCATGGCGCAAGGTCATTCAGCGCTACGGACTGAAGAAGGAGTCACGCATCGGCTATTCCATTGGCGTCGCCTATCCGCCGGACTGGGGCGAACATACGATCAGCCTCAGGCCGGGTGACAAGACGGTGCTTCAGCCCGGCAACGTAATCCATTCTATCCTCGGCATGTGGATGGACGGCTGGGGCATCGAGGTCAGCGAGACCATTCTGGTCACTGAAACCGGCCATGAGACCCTGACGAAGTTCCCGCGAGAGATTCATGTCAAATCCTGA
- a CDS encoding M20 metallopeptidase family protein, whose protein sequence is MSNPDGSAMAGGAASPGAVDIDSAILDQMIEIRRHLHRNPELSNREQNTQRYLRQMLAGEGIADIRDVAGFGLAVDIVGTGKPSNRKIAIRADIDALPIEEESGVDYASANPGVMHACGHDAHASMGFAVAAHLQRSRADFGGTVRLIFQPAEEDSPSGGKRVVEEGLLDDIDAAICLHVDPYTPSGKIAVRSGPYTLACDTFDAIVIGEAAHAAKPYEGIDAIAVACSMVGELQKIVSREIDPL, encoded by the coding sequence ATGTCAAATCCTGATGGTTCGGCCATGGCAGGCGGTGCTGCGAGTCCCGGTGCAGTCGATATCGACTCTGCAATTCTCGACCAGATGATCGAGATCCGGCGCCATTTGCACCGCAATCCGGAACTGTCGAACCGCGAGCAAAACACACAACGCTATCTCAGGCAGATGCTGGCCGGCGAGGGAATCGCCGACATTCGCGACGTCGCGGGCTTTGGCCTTGCCGTCGATATCGTTGGCACCGGCAAGCCTTCGAACCGAAAGATTGCCATTCGCGCCGACATCGATGCGTTGCCCATCGAGGAAGAGTCCGGCGTCGACTATGCCTCGGCCAATCCCGGCGTCATGCATGCCTGCGGTCACGATGCCCACGCCTCGATGGGCTTCGCGGTTGCCGCGCATCTGCAGAGATCAAGGGCCGATTTTGGCGGGACGGTCCGCCTGATCTTCCAGCCGGCCGAAGAGGACTCGCCCTCGGGCGGCAAACGTGTGGTGGAAGAGGGGCTGCTCGACGATATCGATGCCGCAATCTGCCTTCACGTCGATCCGTATACGCCGTCCGGCAAGATCGCGGTCCGTTCAGGTCCTTACACTCTGGCATGCGATACGTTCGATGCAATTGTCATCGGCGAGGCCGCCCACGCGGCCAAACCCTATGAGGGCATCGATGCGATTGCCGTGGCCTGCTCCATGGTCGGCGAATTGCAGAAGATCGTCTCGCGCGAGATCGACCCCCTATGA
- a CDS encoding M20/M25/M40 family metallo-hydrolase: MRLPWPAPWSANCRRSSRARSTPYDPLVISVTGINGGSAYNVIAGKVALKGTIRSGSDATRERAWRRVREILEGMAASHGANVQLDIHKGEPGVVNDGGMAELIAASGRSCIGADNVLNTPGWTIADDFGYYSEKRPSVYFRLGIRNEAVGSVFPLHHPKFRVDEAALKIGAATLVAAATGFLSAQPENTD, encoded by the coding sequence ATGCGATTGCCGTGGCCTGCTCCATGGTCGGCGAATTGCAGAAGATCGTCTCGCGCGAGATCGACCCCCTATGATCCCCTGGTCATTTCAGTCACCGGCATCAATGGCGGCAGCGCCTACAATGTGATCGCCGGCAAAGTGGCTCTGAAAGGCACCATCCGCAGCGGCAGTGACGCGACCCGAGAGCGGGCCTGGCGCCGCGTTCGCGAAATCCTGGAGGGCATGGCGGCGAGCCACGGCGCCAATGTGCAACTCGATATTCACAAGGGCGAGCCGGGTGTCGTCAACGACGGCGGGATGGCGGAACTGATCGCCGCCAGCGGCAGGTCCTGCATCGGCGCCGACAATGTTCTCAACACACCCGGATGGACCATTGCCGACGATTTTGGCTACTACAGCGAGAAGCGCCCATCGGTCTACTTCCGCCTTGGCATCCGCAACGAGGCGGTCGGATCGGTCTTTCCGCTTCACCATCCCAAATTTCGCGTCGACGAGGCCGCCTTGAAAATCGGCGCGGCCACGCTGGTTGCGGCGGCAACCGGATTTCTGTCGGCGCAGCCGGAAAATACCGACTGA
- a CDS encoding ABC transporter permease, whose amino-acid sequence MRPAPLSPQMAIALPVLGAASLLLAWQYLLPLLGVPAYIVPTPTAIFGVFQKNFALLMDNLRPTLIEALAGFVIGNLAAVLLAVLFVHNRILQATYFPIVLFFNTIPILALSPIIILIFGLGMTPKIVIAAVICFFPTLVNMIRGLDSASDNEHELFRVLSATRSEIFWSLRLPRALPMLFSSLRIASATAVIGAIVGEWIGSDKGLGALIIQASFNYQSDRLYAAIVLSSCLSIVLFCAVVLVERQVIKY is encoded by the coding sequence ATGAGGCCCGCACCGCTCTCGCCACAAATGGCAATAGCCCTGCCCGTTCTCGGCGCGGCGTCACTGCTTCTCGCCTGGCAGTATCTGCTGCCGCTGCTCGGCGTGCCGGCCTATATCGTGCCGACCCCGACCGCAATCTTCGGCGTCTTCCAGAAGAATTTCGCGCTGCTTATGGACAATCTCAGGCCGACGCTGATCGAGGCGCTGGCCGGCTTCGTCATCGGCAATCTTGCCGCCGTGCTGCTGGCGGTCCTGTTCGTGCACAACCGCATCCTGCAGGCCACCTATTTTCCGATCGTGCTGTTCTTCAACACGATTCCGATCCTGGCGTTGTCGCCGATCATCATCCTGATCTTCGGGCTCGGCATGACGCCGAAGATCGTCATCGCGGCGGTGATCTGCTTCTTCCCGACGCTGGTGAACATGATCCGCGGCCTGGATTCGGCCAGCGACAATGAGCACGAGCTGTTCCGTGTCCTGTCGGCGACCCGTTCGGAGATTTTCTGGAGCCTGCGCCTGCCCCGCGCGCTGCCGATGCTGTTCTCCTCGCTCAGGATCGCCTCGGCGACGGCGGTCATCGGCGCCATCGTTGGCGAATGGATCGGCTCGGACAAGGGCCTCGGCGCGCTGATCATCCAGGCGAGCTTCAACTACCAGTCGGACCGGCTTTACGCGGCGATCGTGCTGTCGTCCTGTCTGTCGATCGTGCTGTTCTGTGCCGTGGTGTTGGTCGAGCGCCAGGTCATCAAATACTAA
- a CDS encoding ABC transporter ATP-binding protein, with the protein MANAIEASRLDVGYGGRQAAVKVLSGLDLSVEAGSFLSILGPSGCGKSTLLRVVADLLDPLGGTISVLGDTPHAVRSRRDVGFVFQDSTLLPWRTVRDNVRLPLGVGQGSLTRKIEDRSEELLELMGLAGFGERLPHQLSGGQRQRVAIARALLGQPKLLLMDEPFGALDEITRDRLNDELLNLWRRTGTTILFVTHSIAEAAYLGERVIVLAANPGRLVRDLDLRPLKQDGNRCTREDPAIVAAMAELRTALEQAS; encoded by the coding sequence ATGGCGAACGCGATCGAAGCCAGCAGGCTGGATGTCGGCTATGGCGGCCGCCAGGCGGCCGTCAAGGTGCTTTCCGGCCTCGACCTCAGCGTCGAGGCCGGCTCCTTCCTGTCGATCCTTGGGCCGTCCGGCTGCGGCAAGTCGACCTTGCTGCGCGTGGTCGCCGACCTGCTCGACCCGCTCGGCGGCACAATCAGCGTGCTTGGCGACACGCCGCATGCGGTGCGCTCGCGCCGCGATGTCGGCTTCGTCTTCCAGGATTCGACCCTGCTGCCCTGGCGCACGGTGCGCGACAATGTGCGCCTGCCGCTTGGCGTCGGGCAGGGCAGCCTGACCCGCAAGATCGAGGACCGCAGCGAGGAGTTGCTGGAGCTGATGGGGTTGGCCGGCTTCGGCGAGCGCCTGCCGCATCAACTCTCCGGCGGCCAGCGCCAGCGTGTGGCGATTGCCCGCGCCTTGCTGGGTCAGCCGAAGCTGCTGCTGATGGATGAACCGTTTGGGGCGCTGGACGAGATCACCCGCGACCGGCTCAACGACGAGTTGCTAAACCTGTGGCGGCGCACGGGCACGACGATCCTGTTCGTCACCCATTCGATCGCCGAAGCCGCCTATCTCGGCGAACGGGTTATCGTTCTGGCCGCCAATCCGGGGCGGCTGGTTAGGGATTTGGACCTGCGGCCGCTCAAGCAGGACGGCAACCGCTGCACGCGCGAAGACCCGGCAATCGTCGCCGCCATGGCGGAGCTGCGGACCGCGCTGGAGCAGGCATCATGA
- a CDS encoding ABC transporter substrate-binding protein has product MNRRSFMKSGLAAVAVASGGMQLVLTPGAKAAGKVVIQFDWLMSNGQIGDIIAVANGYFKDAGLEVEFSPGGPNASTVPPVISGAAQLGQFSETPQLFAARASGVPVKIIACGFRTGPYALTSKASNPIKGVADLKGKKIGIQPTARFVMDEILAKNGMSASDLTVINVGFDKGPLVRGDVDAIGGWITNTQALSVVGDDRIDLLVRDLGLNSYADVYFATDAAIEKDPGTLAKFIGAVAKGWGWVHANPQEAVKKMVAAYPEMDLGWEEKTVNLVLKLSFDGATAKDGWGTFDPASIEEQLALLDKVGQYPNGRPKAADVYTTKILELSAADRPKLDAPAA; this is encoded by the coding sequence ATGAACCGCCGCAGCTTCATGAAGTCCGGTCTGGCGGCAGTTGCCGTGGCATCGGGCGGAATGCAGCTGGTGCTGACGCCGGGTGCGAAGGCCGCCGGCAAGGTCGTCATCCAGTTTGACTGGCTGATGTCCAACGGCCAGATCGGCGACATCATCGCTGTCGCCAATGGCTATTTCAAGGATGCCGGGCTCGAGGTGGAATTCAGCCCGGGCGGTCCGAACGCCTCGACTGTGCCGCCGGTGATTTCGGGCGCGGCCCAGCTTGGCCAATTCTCCGAAACGCCACAGCTGTTTGCCGCACGCGCCAGCGGCGTGCCGGTGAAGATCATCGCCTGCGGCTTCCGCACCGGCCCCTACGCGCTCACCTCAAAGGCCTCGAATCCAATCAAGGGCGTGGCCGACCTCAAGGGCAAGAAGATCGGCATCCAGCCGACGGCGCGTTTCGTCATGGACGAGATCCTGGCCAAGAACGGCATGAGCGCGTCCGACCTCACCGTCATCAATGTCGGCTTCGACAAGGGGCCGCTGGTGCGTGGCGATGTCGACGCCATCGGCGGCTGGATCACCAACACGCAGGCGCTCAGCGTCGTCGGCGACGACCGCATCGACCTTCTGGTGCGCGACCTCGGCCTGAATTCCTATGCCGATGTCTATTTCGCCACCGACGCGGCGATCGAAAAGGACCCGGGCACGCTGGCCAAATTCATCGGCGCGGTCGCCAAGGGCTGGGGTTGGGTGCATGCCAACCCGCAGGAGGCGGTGAAGAAGATGGTCGCCGCCTACCCCGAAATGGACCTCGGCTGGGAAGAGAAGACCGTCAACCTGGTTCTGAAACTGTCCTTCGACGGCGCGACGGCCAAGGACGGCTGGGGCACGTTCGACCCCGCCTCGATCGAAGAGCAGCTGGCGCTGCTCGACAAGGTCGGTCAGTACCCGAACGGACGTCCGAAGGCGGCCGACGTCTACACCACCAAGATCCTCGAACTTTCGGCTGCCGACCGGCCGAAGCTCGACGCGCCCGCCGCCTGA
- a CDS encoding VOC family protein produces MSMVVASITRISDVCLLVENIERTVEFYVDKLGFRLRRRAEGFADFHSEGVTLAAWEIDHIGQHAGVSKLKSPRHAHKVCVAVQLDAPDEIDRLYAELMAKGVPFYGPPENYVWNARCAYFTDPDDTLWELYAWLDGGPGDYHDEQP; encoded by the coding sequence ATGAGCATGGTTGTCGCCAGCATCACCCGCATCTCCGACGTCTGCCTTCTCGTCGAGAATATCGAGCGGACGGTGGAGTTCTATGTCGACAAGCTCGGCTTCCGCTTGCGACGCCGCGCCGAGGGTTTCGCCGACTTCCACAGCGAGGGCGTGACGCTGGCGGCCTGGGAGATCGACCATATCGGCCAGCATGCCGGCGTCTCCAAGCTGAAGTCGCCGCGCCATGCGCACAAGGTCTGCGTCGCCGTCCAGCTCGACGCGCCCGACGAGATCGACCGGCTGTATGCCGAGCTGATGGCAAAGGGCGTGCCGTTCTACGGCCCGCCCGAAAACTACGTCTGGAATGCGCGCTGCGCCTATTTCACCGACCCGGACGACACGCTTTGGGAACTCTACGCCTGGCTCGACGGCGGCCCCGGCGACTACCACGACGAACAGCCGTAG
- a CDS encoding FadR/GntR family transcriptional regulator — protein sequence MKQRLAAIGTVEALPHRVAAFLSREIESGDLNPGSLLPTEQQLSEKFGVSRNVVREAIAQLRADGMVEARQGIGSFVLAPEQRAAIRIDRETLKEGQNMERLFELRCILEAESAALAAERREQEHLDAIKAALDRMSGEERWEDGSIDADLLFHREIARATGNSYIHTFISFVCEQIRRSIYYARQTNPLHDLVEVNVGEHVRIYEALVAGDPAKAEAAMRAHIIGAANRVGVKLPSARGERTGGGK from the coding sequence ATGAAACAAAGACTGGCCGCCATCGGCACTGTCGAGGCATTGCCGCATCGGGTCGCGGCGTTCCTCAGCCGCGAGATCGAGTCCGGCGACCTCAATCCGGGCAGCCTCTTACCGACGGAGCAGCAACTTTCGGAAAAATTCGGCGTCAGCCGCAACGTCGTGCGCGAGGCGATCGCCCAATTGCGTGCCGACGGCATGGTGGAGGCGCGGCAAGGCATCGGCTCCTTCGTCCTGGCGCCGGAGCAGCGCGCGGCGATCCGCATCGACCGCGAGACGCTGAAGGAGGGGCAGAACATGGAGCGGCTGTTCGAGCTGCGCTGTATCCTCGAGGCGGAATCCGCCGCCCTTGCCGCCGAACGCCGCGAGCAGGAGCATCTCGATGCCATCAAGGCCGCGCTCGACCGGATGAGCGGCGAGGAGCGCTGGGAAGACGGCAGCATCGACGCCGATCTGCTGTTTCACCGCGAGATCGCCCGGGCGACCGGCAACAGCTACATCCACACCTTCATTTCCTTCGTCTGCGAACAGATCCGCCGCTCGATCTATTACGCCCGGCAAACCAACCCCCTGCATGACCTGGTGGAAGTCAATGTCGGCGAACACGTGCGTATCTACGAGGCGCTGGTCGCCGGCGACCCGGCAAAAGCCGAGGCCGCGATGCGCGCGCACATCATCGGCGCGGCCAACCGTGTCGGCGTCAAGCTGCCGTCTGCTCGCGGCGAACGCACCGGCGGCGGGAAATGA
- a CDS encoding M23 family metallopeptidase produces the protein MNATGQSAVFGRRKEPHTVIIARGNEIRHFTIRPWLAAFIGSALAAIAIGYLLATSYLVLRDDLIGATTARQARMQQAYEDRISALRAQVDRITSRQLLDQQLMENKVSELIERQTQLSQRHGRLGPLLERAENDVGTAPAEDPAAAAKPDKHAEVTGSITKPAQNYAVASLSADLGAADTRPFSLWSTRSEPLPNDSAADRADKLFVSINQSLKSIESEQLSRINTLADNAYKSADAITQALQAAGLPVDSDFGKNESDVGGPLIPLNSSMMFDSKVKELDEALDTLDHLKKEARQLPLANPAPGHSVTSPFGVRTDPILGTAALHSGMDFRAPIGMEAKVTAPGIVTKAGWNGGYGRMVEVDHGNGFATRYGHLSEIDVTVGEKLDAGAVIGKTGSSGRSTGPHLHYEVRHNGEAIDPLRFLTVGKKVAQYL, from the coding sequence GTGAACGCAACCGGTCAGTCCGCAGTCTTCGGCAGGCGCAAGGAACCCCACACGGTCATCATCGCCCGCGGCAATGAGATCAGGCACTTCACGATCCGGCCCTGGCTCGCGGCATTCATCGGCTCAGCCCTAGCCGCCATTGCCATCGGCTACCTCCTGGCTACGTCCTATCTCGTTTTGCGCGACGACCTGATCGGCGCCACCACCGCGCGCCAGGCGCGCATGCAGCAGGCCTACGAAGACCGCATTTCAGCACTTCGCGCCCAGGTCGACCGCATCACCAGCCGCCAGTTGCTCGACCAGCAATTGATGGAAAACAAGGTCAGCGAACTGATTGAACGCCAGACGCAGCTTAGCCAGCGTCACGGCCGTCTCGGCCCGCTGCTTGAACGCGCCGAAAATGATGTCGGAACGGCGCCAGCCGAAGATCCGGCAGCCGCTGCCAAGCCTGACAAGCATGCCGAGGTGACCGGCAGCATCACCAAGCCCGCGCAAAACTACGCAGTGGCCAGCCTGAGCGCCGACCTCGGCGCTGCCGACACCAGGCCGTTCTCCTTGTGGTCGACCCGCTCGGAGCCGCTGCCCAATGATTCAGCCGCCGATCGTGCCGACAAACTGTTCGTCTCCATCAACCAGTCGCTGAAATCCATCGAGAGCGAGCAGCTTAGCCGCATCAATACGCTCGCCGACAATGCCTACAAGAGCGCCGACGCGATCACCCAGGCACTTCAAGCGGCCGGCTTGCCGGTCGACAGCGATTTCGGCAAGAACGAGAGCGATGTCGGCGGACCGCTTATCCCGCTCAACAGTTCGATGATGTTCGACAGCAAGGTCAAGGAACTGGACGAAGCGCTGGACACGCTCGACCATCTCAAGAAGGAAGCGCGCCAGCTGCCGCTTGCCAACCCCGCCCCCGGCCATTCCGTCACCAGCCCATTCGGCGTGCGCACCGACCCTATCCTCGGCACCGCGGCGCTGCATTCCGGCATGGATTTCAGGGCGCCGATCGGCATGGAAGCCAAGGTGACGGCACCCGGCATCGTCACCAAGGCCGGCTGGAACGGCGGCTATGGCCGTATGGTCGAGGTCGATCACGGCAACGGCTTTGCGACCCGTTACGGGCATCTCAGCGAAATCGACGTGACTGTTGGCGAGAAACTGGACGCCGGCGCCGTCATCGGCAAGACCGGGAGCAGCGGTCGATCGACCGGCCCGCATCTGCATTATGAAGTGCGCCATAATGGCGAAGCGATCGACCCCTTGCGCTTCCTCACCGTCGGCAAGAAGGTCGCCCAATACCTCTGA